The genomic DNA CATTAGTATTAGTATAGCTCCAAATCACAGCATGCATTATCTCATCAGCACTGTagacagaaacctttacaatattatagagagacgAGAAACCcgacaattcacacaatgagcaagtaTTGGaaatcagtggagagaaaaagaagagagacagagacagacttaaaaatgtgcggccatctgcctcgaccggttagggtgaaaggaaaaatgggggacagaatgGGGGGAGAAAGCGAGGAGGGAGGGGCTATTAAAAAGTAATGTAAAAGTCTTAAATTTAACTCAAGCAGAAACCATATATTACTGGAAAATGTTGTATTTCATATACATTTACTATCATGATAGTACATTTACTAAGTAAAGGTAGGAAATCaattctgaatttaaaaaaaatataatacatagtacaatgcagtttatttttaaacgcAAGCTCACGGCAGCAGTATTGAAAATGTTATTAAGGACTATCCTCtgagaataataaaaacattcagtcattgttttagttttgtgaCTGAATTAGAAGAAGAATTACGTCAAAAACAGCTTCAGTGATAACTGGCATGGATTTCTACGGTCTCTTTTTGTGTAATTTGCCTTTTATACAATAaatctgcatttaaaatgtattttcttgagtccaacaaacaaccatccactctcacactccaatggatgtgttttatttatacgGTATATTTGTGTTTCAATAGTTTGATTAAAGCTAAATGCACTCATGAATCCACACATCTGTTCTCTACAGCTCACCCAAGACAAGATTTCTTGCCTGCCCAGTCCCCTCACCAGCCCAACGCCTGAAGCAATCGACTGCAGCCACATCCGTACCTACAAGGAAAATGAGACACAGCGTCACACGCTGGTCAAACCTGCCACCCCCATCATCCGGGAGGTGTTTGGCCGCAAGAACAATTTGGACATCCACCAGTACCTGTTTGTCAACTACTACTGCTATGAGAGGTTTGTCCACTGGTATGCAAAGTACTTCCCATACCTGGTTGTGATCCACACTTTGATCTTCATGGTAGCGAGCAGCTTCTGGTTCAAGTTCCCTGGGacatcgtccaaaattgatctcTTTGTGACCATCTTGGGGAAGTGTTTTGATTCACCCTGGACCACGCGAGCCCTGAGTGAAGTTTctgaggaaagaggagaggagaaacttGTCATTTTGAGGAGGAATACCACCTCAAAGGACCATGCAGAGCGACGGGCAGACGAGGAGGAGAGTGTGGGGTTGCTTCGCTCCTCCTCTGTCAAGTCTAATCCAGAAAAGAAACCTGCAGAGCCTCAGTCGTCCCTTTCTGTCCTAGATAAGAAAGAAGGAGAGCAGGCCAAAGCTCTGTTTGAGAAGGTGAAGAAGTTGCGAACTCATGTGGAAGAGGGAGACCTCTTGAATGTCATGTATGTGCTACAAACCTCCCTCAAGGTCTTCAAGTTTGTGTTAATTATTATCTACACTGCAGTGATGGCGCCAAACGTTGAGATTATTGTGCGCTGTTTAGTGCCTCCTGACTTGACTGGTTTTGACATCTATTGctgtaacaacaacaaagccCATCTTTTCTCTAAGTTAGCCTACTGCTACATCTGCTTTGTTGGAGTGTATGGAATCCTGTGCATATATTCCCTCTACTGGCTTTTTCATCGGCCTCTGAAGATTTACTCCTTTGAGCAGGTCAGACTAGAGACGGGTATTAATGACATACCGGACGTAAAGAATGATTTTGCGTTCCTCTTGCACCTTGTGGACCAATATGATGCCCTTTACTCGAAAAGATTTGCCGTCTTTCTTTCTGAGGTCAGTGAGAGTCATCTCCATCAGCTCAACCTTAACTATGAGTGGACTGCCAAAAAGCTGCGCGCCCGACTTGCCAAGAACACAAGTAACCTTCTGGAGCTGCACCTGTTAATGTTACCAGGGCTTCCTGACACCGTCTTTGAGATCCCAGAAGTGGAATCACTCAAACTGGAGCAAGTTAAAAACGTCACTATTCCAACAAGTGTGGCCAAGCTAGAATCTCTGCGGGAGCTATCGCTGATCTTCTGCCCTACAAAGGTCCAGCTGCCCGCCCTGACCCACCTGAAGGAAAAGTTAAAGGTCCTTAATTTAACTTTTGAAAGTTTAGAGGATGTACCTGTGTGGATTTATACTCTGCATAACCTGGAGGAATTAAATCTGAATGTTCCTCTGAATGAGGTAGCTAGGGGTGGCACCCTGGAATCCTTCCGAGAGCTTCGAGCTCTGAGAGTCCTCACTCTTTGCTCCAGCATTTCAAAGATCCCACAGAGCGTAGGGGATGTGGCATTTCAGCTGCAGAGGTTGTGCATCTACAATGAAGGTATCAAGCTCCAAGCGTTCAGCAGCCTCAAGAAGTTAACCAACCTGGTCTCATTGGAGTTGGTGGGCTGTGAGTTGGAGCGCATCCCAAGTGCTGTCTTCAGCCTCAACAATCTACAGGAGTTGGACCTGAAAGACAACAAACTAACCACTGTGGAGGAGATTTTAAGCTTGCAGCACTGTCGCCGTTTAGTGACACTCCGACTGTGGCACAATAAAATCACCTACATCCCTGATCACATCAGTAAGCTGCACTCCCTGGAGGTGGTTGACGTTAGCTGGAACAAGCTAAGAAAGCTGCCCTCGCGGCTGTTTTACTGCACCAAGCTCAGGCACATCGACGTCTCCCACAACCAACTCACCTCTCTACCTCCTGAGGTGGGCGTCCCACAGGGTCTCCAGGTCTTCTCTGCTGCGTTCAACTCTCTAGAGACACTGCCAGATGAGCTGTTCTCCTGCAAAAGACTAAAGACCTTGGTTCTGGGAAACAACTGCCTGTCATATCTGAGCTCCAGGGTGGCCAATCTAGCCCAGCTGGTCCGTCTGGAGATTAAAGGAAACCGTTTGGAGTCTCTACCAGTGGAAATAGCGGATTGTCCCCTGCTGAACCTCAGTGGGTTGATCGTAGAGGAGAAACTGCTGGATCTGCTGCCGTCAGATGTGCGAACCAGGCTAAATAATGGTTAATTGTCAGTGGTTGCACAAAGGAGCAAAGAGGATACCATGACCAAAGTCACAGCTgaacacaaaaggaaaacaaggcTAAAAACTGAATTTTACTTTAAGTTCTCTGTGTTgataagtgaaaaaaaaaaaaatcatagttcacatgtttttttgtatacATTTATTCAAAAGATAccttttgtaaatatttttactggatttatttttatttatttttttctaaaatataatgtaaattgcatataaatgtaaaaattggCAAGGCGTATTTTAATGCAAAATCAGACTACTGTTATCTAATATAAGGGCTGAACgcttgacaataaaaaaaatcaatgagaaagacttttttttttcaaattgtcaTGACCTggtatttttattcatttagtttCTTTGCTGAAGGGTTTAGAAACTGTGATGTTTCCTGTTGGACAGGTTTTTTTCAGCATGATACAACGTTTTCCCCTGTGCAGAAGATCATGTTGCTTCCATTCAGGCCCTAAACAAGTCGAGGGATAAAAAGTCTTTCAGGCGCAGAAGAATAGATGTCGAGTCTTCTATTTACATGTTCCATCAAATAGAGGAAAGACTGAATTCATTCTGAGAATAATGAATCTGGCAAATCTCAGGTCAACATAATATCCAGCAGTATGAAAagcaagacacacacaaaaaaatcatttgtgGCGATAAAGAGgacaaaatgactttttttacctgAACAATGTCCTGTGATGGTTGGCAGTGcagtgtgtatttttctttcaaagCTTTATCTGTGAATTCATGaaaacctgttttattttgtacttccTCTTTAGGACAGTTTTACtcaacatttacagtaaatcatGGAGGAAATAGGGAGTTGTTTCTTAACATCTTGGTTAAGTGGAATGTGATTAATACGACATGGCTGCTATGACACTAACCTAACTAGAAACTCTTTTCAACCATTTTTCAACAACTAAACCATCTACAAAGAGTAAATACATGTGGAACAAATTTTGAACACACAAAAACTAGAACATTAAATGTTCATTTAGTCACTTTATTGTGTTATGGCCTTAGTTTAGATGTACAGTGATTGTTGAAGCTCTACATTGGATACATGTTGACTTGCAAAtctgttttcagtattttcattctctctctctctcatgttccCTCCAGCACTAACTCTGACTCAGATTTGCAGTATACATCTTCTCATCCACTGCTTTGTCTGAGCTGCAGTGCAGTCATGTCCTGGCTTGCAAGGCCACAAGATGTGATCCCGTCTGTCAGGTTACAGAAATACCTCAGTAATATCTTAACATACACTGACCTGCCCGCGCTGCCACACACACCTCCATGAAACCTTGTGTTCATCtcattcacatttttacatttcatagGCTGTGTTTGAGCTCTGAAAGTTTGAGGGGACAATAgttcagaaatgagattctgcagCTGTATCTATAGTCATGTGGGAGGTTTGTGTTATTAGGACTGGTTGTCATTCACATCAAAAGGAGCCTCTTGAGGTCGTTTGGCATCTGATCACAAACTCCCGGAGATTTTATAAGCATGCCCAGCTAGGACGACACCTTGCAGCAGACCCAGAGGAATTACATATCCTATCTGGCCAGGAAATGGCTCATCCATTTTTCAACTACTTTTAGGGGAATTTTACCCACCTTCACcaagggtctaaggacagacgATGTTACTAAATGTGTGGATTATAAATTCCCCCTCCCCTTTCAGGCAAATTATGATTTGAGAAGTTGTGAAGTTCCCCCGGTTGGAACAGTTAGGACTGCATGCTACATTTCCCTGGTACTCAATGGACTGAGCCTCATTATCTCataaaatagatagatagatagatagatagatagatggatagatagatagatagatagaatatCTGGGTAGGTGCCAATTAATTTTCCCTCACTCAACATTCAGCTAATTTATGGAGCTCTGAGAGAGTTGTTAAGTGGAGGAGGGTTCTCACTTCAAGTCCAGTCGAAGATCTTTATTGCTTTTCATCTCCAAACTCctgctttccctttttttcctctgtgatcTTCCGATCTAATCgcagcaaagaaacaaacaaagaatagGCTTACTGTCACCGCCATGATCCATTTAtccgtgtgtgggtgtgtcaaGACAGTTTGTACCTTTGTTGTAACTCTTGACTCACACCATTTTACTGTAACTGTATCTCTGTAATTCTCACAGTCGTTGTActcgtgagagagagagagagagagagagagaagcctgatacttgtttttcttgtctgcTTCCACTATTTGTTGCTGGGTGCAAAACTTTATCTCTCAGAAGCACAGAAGCAACAGTGTTTGTACAAGgaggtttcacacacacatcacaccacACCCACATTCGTACACACTCAAGTCAGGCAGCTTCACCTTGTGGCTCAGAGCATGTCTGACTGAGTGTGTTTATTAGTGCTTGCTGCTGCAAGGCACACTAGCGAGAACTCCATAGAGTTCTCTCCATAGCAATTGCATTGCAGCGCAAACATCTCTTGTTATTCTATGCATTTATTCCGTTtgattttcctcttcctcccaaaACCTTGGAGTGTAACTCGTAccgcagttttgagaaaacccccacactctctctcgctctctctctctctgctttaaaacttggtgttttaaaggttgattccaccaaaataccactttgtcaAAGTACTTTTAGTTTTGAAGGTTCAATccacgttttcagattttataatgcagtcaccaaaatgtcatagtttagtatgttgtcaaaaaagtcactaaattgtcatattttagtatgtggtgaaaaattttacaaaaaagtcatactttagtatgtcgtccaaaatcagtcaaaaaagtaatagtatagtatgtcgtccgaaatcagtcaaaaaagtaatagtatagtatgtcgtccaaaatcagtcaaaaaagtaatagtatagtatgtcgtccgaaatcagtcaaaaaagtaatagtatagtatgtcgtccaaaatcggtcaaaaaagtaatagtatagtatgtcatccaaaatttgacaaataagtcatactttagtatgtcgtccaaaatctgtcaaaaaagtcattatatagtatgtcgtccaaaatcagtcaaaaaagtcagaaatttgacaaataagtcatagtttagtatgttgtccaaaatttgacaaaaaagtcatcattaagtatgtggttcaaaatttgacaaaaaagtcatagtatagtatgtcgtccaaaatcagtcaaaaaagccatagtatagtatgtcatccaaaatttgacaaaaaagacataactTCGTGTGGttcaaaatttgccaaaaagtcatactaaagtatgtcgttcaaaatcagtcaaaaaagtctaagtatagtacgtcgtccaaaatcagtcaaaaaagtcatagtatagtatgtcgtcgaaaatttgacaaataagtcatactttagtatgtcgtccaaaatcagtcaaaaaagtcataatatagtatgtggttcaaaattggacaaaaaagtcatactttagtatgtcgtccaaaatcagtcaaaaaagtccgaaatttgacaaataagtcatagtttagtatgtcgtccaaaattcgacaaaaaagtcatcattaagtatgtggttcaaaatttgacaaaaaagtcatagtatagtatgtcatccaaaacttgacaaaaaagacataactTCGTGtggttcaaaatttgacaaaaaagtcatactaaagtatgtcgttcaaaatcagtcaaaaaagtcaaagtatagtacgtcgtccaaaatcagtcaaaaaagtcatagtatagtatgtcgtcgaaaatttgacaaaaaagtcatagtttagatGTGgttcaaatttgacaaaaaagtcatactatagtatgtcgtcaaaaatttgacaagtaagtcaaactttagtatgtggttcaaattttgagaaaaaagtcatactttagtaagtcgtccaaaataagtcaaaaaagtcatagtatagtatgtcgtccaaaattgaaaaaaaattcatcatttagtatgtggttcaaaatttgacaaaaaagtcatagtatagtatgtcgtccaaaatcagtcaaaacagtcatagtatagtatgtcgtccaaaatttgacaaaaaagtcaaagtttagtacgtcgtccaacattttacaaaaacgttataatttagtatgtcgtccaaaattcagcaaaaagtcaaactttagcatgtcgtccaaaatttgacaaataagtcaaactttagtatgtggatcaaattttgagaaaaaagtcatactttagtatgtcgtccaaaatcagtcaaaaaagtcatagtatagtatgtcgtccaaaatcagtcaaaacagtcatagtatagtatgtcgtccaaaatttgacaaaaaagtcatagtttagtgtgtggttcaaaatttgacaaaaaagtcatagtatagtatgtcgtccaaaatcagtcaaaacagtcatagtatagtatgtcgtccaaaatttgacaaaaaagtcatactttagtatgtcgtccaaaatcagtcaaaaaagtccgaaatttgacaaataagtcatagtttagtatgtcgtccaaaattcgacaaaaaagtcatcattaagtatgtggttcaaaatttgacaaaaaagtcatagtatagtatgtcatccaaaatcaatcgaaaaagtcatagtatagtatgtcgtccaaaatcaatcaaaaaagtcatagtatagtatgttgtccaaaatcaatcaaaaaagacatagtatagtatgtcgtccaaaattggacaaaaaagtcatagtatagtatgtcgtccaaaatcagtcaaaaaagtcatactatagtatgttgtgccaaatcaatcaaaaaagacatagtatagtatgtcgtccaaaatgtaacaaaaaggtcatagcATGTggttctaaatttgacaaaaaagtcatactatagtatgttgtgccaaatcagtcaaaaaagtcatgctatagtatgtcgtccaaaatcagtcaaaaaagtcatactatagtatgtcgtcaaaaatctgtcaaaaaagacatagtatagtatgtcgtccaaaatcagtcaaaaacgtcatagtatagtaagtcatagtatagtatgtcatccaaaatcagtcaaaaaagtcatacgtagtatgtcgtccaaaatcaatcaaaaaagacatagtatagtatgtcgtccaaaattggacaaaaaagtcatactatagtatgttgtccaaaatttgacaaaaaagtcatagtatagtatgtcgtccaaaatcagtcaaaaaagtcatactatagtatgtcgtcaaaaatctgtcaaaaaagtcatactatagtatgttgtgccaaatcagtcaaaaaagtcatactatagtatgtcgtgccaaatcagtcaaaaaagtcaagctatagtatgtcgtccaaaatttgacaaaaaactcatagtattgtatgtcatccaaaatcaatcgaaaaagtcatagtatagtatgtcgtccaaaatcaatcaaaaaagtcatagtatagtatgttgtccaaaatcaatcaaaaaagacatagtatagtatgtcgtccaaaattggacaaaaaagtcatagtatagtatgtcgtccaaaatcagttaaaaaagtcatactatagtatgttgtgccaaatcaatcaaaaaagacatagtatagtatgtcgtccaaaatttaacaaaaaggtcatagcATGTggttctaaatttgacaaaaaagtcatactatagtatgttgtgccaaatcagtcaaaaaagacatagtatagtatgtcgtccaaaatcagtcaaaaagtcatactatagtatgttctgccaaatcaatcaaaaaagtcatactatagtatgttgtgccaaatcagtcaaaaaagtcatagtatagtatgtcgtccaaaatttgacaaaaaactcatactattgtatgtcatccaaaatcaatcaaaaaagacatagtatagtatgttgtgccaaatcagtcaaaaaagtcatagtatagtatgtcgcgccaaatcagtcaaaaaagtcatgctatagtatgtcgtccaaaatcagtcaaaaaagtcatagtattgtatgtcgtccaaaatttgacaaaaaactcatagtattgtatgtcatccaaaatcaatcgaaaaagtcatagtatagtatgtcgtccaaaatttgacaaaaaagtcatactatagtatgtcgtcccaaatcagtcaaaaaagtcatagtatagtatgtcgtccaaaatcaatcaaaaaagacatagtatagtatgtcgtccaaaatttgacaaaaaactcatagtattgtatgtcatccagaatcaatcaaaaaagacatagtatagtatgtcgtccaaaatttgacaaaaaagtcatagtatagtatgtcgtccaaaatcagtgaaaaaagtcatactatagtatgtcatccaaaatcagtcaaaaaagtcatactatagtatgttgtgccaaatcagtcaaaaaagtcatagtatagtatgtcgtccaaaatcagtcaaaaaagtcttactatagtatgttgtgccaaatcaatcaaaaaagtcatactatagtatgttgtgccaaatcagtcaaaaaagtcatagtatagtatgtcgtccaaaatttgacaaaaaactcatactattgtatgtcatccaaaatcaatcaaaaaagacatagtatagtatgttgtccaaaatttgacaaaaaagtcatactatagtatgttgtgccaaatcagtcaaaaaagtcatagtatagtatgtcgtgccaaatcagtcaaaaaagtcatgctatagtatgtcgtccaaaatcagtcaaaaaagtcatagtatagtatgtcatccaaaatcaatcaaaaaagacatagtatagtatgtcgtccaaaatttgacaaaaaagtcatactatagtatgtcgtcccaaatcagtcaaaaaagtcatagtatagtatgtcgtccaaaatcaatcaaaaaagacatagtatagtatgtcgtccaa from Solea solea chromosome 10, fSolSol10.1, whole genome shotgun sequence includes the following:
- the si:zfos-323e3.4 gene encoding volume-regulated anion channel subunit LRRC8C, with the protein product MIPVNELKSFGIEQNSKLRVLKPWWDVFSEYLCVIMLMIGVFGCTLQLTQDKISCLPSPLTSPTPEAIDCSHIRTYKENETQRHTLVKPATPIIREVFGRKNNLDIHQYLFVNYYCYERFVHWYAKYFPYLVVIHTLIFMVASSFWFKFPGTSSKIDLFVTILGKCFDSPWTTRALSEVSEERGEEKLVILRRNTTSKDHAERRADEEESVGLLRSSSVKSNPEKKPAEPQSSLSVLDKKEGEQAKALFEKVKKLRTHVEEGDLLNVMYVLQTSLKVFKFVLIIIYTAVMAPNVEIIVRCLVPPDLTGFDIYCCNNNKAHLFSKLAYCYICFVGVYGILCIYSLYWLFHRPLKIYSFEQVRLETGINDIPDVKNDFAFLLHLVDQYDALYSKRFAVFLSEVSESHLHQLNLNYEWTAKKLRARLAKNTSNLLELHLLMLPGLPDTVFEIPEVESLKLEQVKNVTIPTSVAKLESLRELSLIFCPTKVQLPALTHLKEKLKVLNLTFESLEDVPVWIYTLHNLEELNLNVPLNEVARGGTLESFRELRALRVLTLCSSISKIPQSVGDVAFQLQRLCIYNEGIKLQAFSSLKKLTNLVSLELVGCELERIPSAVFSLNNLQELDLKDNKLTTVEEILSLQHCRRLVTLRLWHNKITYIPDHISKLHSLEVVDVSWNKLRKLPSRLFYCTKLRHIDVSHNQLTSLPPEVGVPQGLQVFSAAFNSLETLPDELFSCKRLKTLVLGNNCLSYLSSRVANLAQLVRLEIKGNRLESLPVEIADCPLLNLSGLIVEEKLLDLLPSDVRTRLNNG